A genomic region of Anopheles coustani chromosome 3, idAnoCousDA_361_x.2, whole genome shotgun sequence contains the following coding sequences:
- the LOC131261233 gene encoding OTU domain-containing protein 5-A isoform X2, giving the protein MTIKPVVNQKSAKEETQEGTSQSVHGVGNAGVRAAHRNVVLNQLSSSESQALPREKRGLTPHNFDNESVVRHRRSPHKNLGRLKRDHYHKRESRERDKTAGSPSYHHHVLQPSASGKTSSCSSPLAGSAGGCRSPKASLQAAGTGSSLLNGHTGAVGNVGASGADLNAVIEEALSGYNSGDEHIGQKDAQLTPDEWQKRDEAFAKVLSDRGFILQEMEEDGACLFRAISLQVYGDQDMHEVIRQQTMDYIYQNREYFAQFVTEDIAEYVKRKRANHVHGNHIEIQAMSEMYNRSVELYCYQSEPINIFNSDQINNGNEPLRLSYQRCSHYNAIVNPYKASVGVGLGLAGYRPDEGDIKQVADAVRMSEELEIEKTMFEDKLKTTDWEATNEAIEEQIARESYLQWCRDNMRNGGAGRGGSGGGGVGGGGGGGSSQNMKSTSSTITSTEMMAACASGSQSFSGHGGLMQAAQQQQTASSYLLELRKSPSATLTAGGGGVGLAGGDRGACSSSSSKNSSFELDCSPPSPAQCSSQDPTGGCDASYSMQQQQQQQYYFSTDATTTTTTATSANTNTGNTSNNTMTCSGEGNRRKKRNLNSPIEKAISCEMKKCKANSNRTASASSSPLRPESPVKDQMTKASSPPSTSSSTTSTQDSNGGSGSGLSTPASSTLQQQQQQQPPLQPTRDETPMSEFYQSLLESSYTDDGFGQLSEREMIQKALEESAMDFVKRCDGSKTLHEDKYGTTDEEYDSPSP; this is encoded by the exons ATGACTATCAAGCCAGTGGTTAATCAAAAAAGTGCGAAAGAGGAAACGCAAGAGGGCACCTCCCAAAGTGTCCATGGTGTAGGCAATGCAGGTGTCCGAGCGGCGCACCGTAATGTGGTGCTAAATCAGCTGTCGTCATCGGAATCACAA GCTTTGCCGAGGGAAAAGCGGGGGCTTACGCCTCACAACTTCGACAATGAAAGCGTAGTCCGTCATCGCAGGAGCCCACACAAAAA CCTTGGGCGCCTAAAACGCGATCACTATCACAAACGGGAAAGCCGCGAGCGGGACAAGACTGCCGGCTCGCCCAGCTACCATCATCATGTGCTGCAACCGTCAGCTAGTGGTAAGACCTCTTCCTGCTCGAGCCCGCTGGCCGGGTCGGCGGGTGGCTGTCGTTCGCCAAAGGCCTCGCTTCAAGCGGCGGGCACTGGGAGCTCCCTTCTAAACGGCCACACAGGAGCGGTGGGTAATGTGGGAGCCTCCGGAGCAGATCTCAACGCCGTCATCGAGGAAGCCCTGTCCGGCTACAATAGTGGTGATGAACATATCGGCCAGAAGGATGCCCAGCTCACGCCGGACGAGTGGCAAAAGCGTGACGAGGCGTTCGCGAAGGTCCTCTCGGACCGCGGGTTCATCCTGCAGGAGATGGAGGAAGATGGGGCGTGTCTGTTTCGAGCGATTTCCTTGCAGGTCTACGGTGATCAGGATATGCACGAGGTGATCCGTCAGCAGACGATGGACTATATT TACCAAAATCGTGAGTACTTCGCACAGTTCGTCACCGAAGACATTGCTGAGTACGTTAAGCGGAAACGGGCTAATCACGTTCACGGCAATCACATAGAAATTCAAGCAATGTCAGAAATGTACAATCGTTCCGTGGAGCTGTACTGCTACCAAAGTG AACCTATCAATATATTCAACTCGGATCAAATAAACAACGGTAACGAACCGCTCCGACTGTCGTACCAGCGCTGTTCGCACTACAACGCCATCGTCAACCCGTACAAAGCGTCCGTTGGCGTGGGTCTCGGGCTCGCCGGCTACCGGCCGGACGAGGGTGACATCAAGCAAGTGGCCGATGCGGTCCGCATGAGCGAAGAGCTCGAGATCGAGAAGACGATGTTCGAAGACAAGCTGAAAACGACCGACTGGGAGGCAACGAACGAGGCGATCGAGGAGCAGATCGCCCGTGAGTCTTACCTGCAGTGGTGCCGGGACAATATGCGCAACGGTGGTGCAGGGCGTggaggtagtggtggtggaggagtaggcggaggaggaggtgggggTAGTAGTCAGAATATGAAAAGCACCAGCAGCACGATCACGTCGACCGAGATGATGGCGGCCTGCGCCAGTGGTTCACAGTCGTTTTCGGGCCATGGGGGCCTCATGCAAGCAGCTCAGCAACAGCAGACGGCATCATCCTATTTGCTCGAACTGCGCAAGTCGCCCTCGGCTACGTTGACggctggtggcggtggagtTGGACTGGCCGGTGGTGATCGAGGAGCCTGCTCCTCTTCCAGCTCCAAGAACAGCTCGTTCGAGTTGGACTGCTCACCGCCCTCGCCGGCCCAGTGCAGCTCGCAGGACCCAACCGGAGGATGCGACGCCTCATATTCcatgcaacagcaacaacagcagcagtactATTTTAGTACggacgccaccaccaccaccaccaccgccacgaGCGCAAACACAAATACCGGTAATACCAGCAATAATACCATGACCTGCAGTGGTGAAGGAAATCGCCGTAAAAAACGGAACCTTAATTCCCC aATCGAAAAGGCCATCAGTTGCGAAATGAAGAAATGCAAAGCGAACAGCAATCGGACGGCGAGTGCTTCAAGTAGTCCTCTACGACCCGAGAGTCCAGTCAAAG ACCAAATGACAAAAGCTTCGTCGCCACCGAGCACCTCGAGCAGCACGACGTCGACACAGGACAGCAATGGGGGCAGTGGTAGCGGTCTATCGACCCCGGCCAGCAGTAccttgcagcagcagcagcagcagcagccaccaCTTCAACCAACCCGCGACGAAACGCCCATGTCCGAGTTCTACCAATCTCTGCTGGAATCCTCCTATACCGACGATG GTTTTGGCCAGCTATCGGAACGGGAAATGATCCAGAAGGCGCTCGAAGAGTCGGCGATGGATTTCGTGAAACGCTGCGACGGCTCGAAAACCTTGCACGAGGATAAGTACGGCACGACGGACGAAGAGTACGATTCACCGTCCCCCTAG
- the LOC131261233 gene encoding OTU domain-containing protein 5-A isoform X1 encodes MTIKPVVNQKSAKEETQEGTSQSVHGVGNAGVRAAHRNVVLNQLSSSESQALPREKRGLTPHNFDNESVVRHRRSPHKNLGRLKRDHYHKRESRERDKTAGSPSYHHHVLQPSASGKTSSCSSPLAGSAGGCRSPKASLQAAGTGSSLLNGHTGAVGNVGASGADLNAVIEEALSGYNSGDEHIGQKDAQLTPDEWQKRDEAFAKVLSDRGFILQEMEEDGACLFRAISLQVYGDQDMHEVIRQQTMDYIYQNREYFAQFVTEDIAEYVKRKRANHVHGNHIEIQAMSEMYNRSVELYCYQSEPINIFNSDQINNGNEPLRLSYQRCSHYNAIVNPYKASVGVGLGLAGYRPDEGDIKQVADAVRMSEELEIEKTMFEDKLKTTDWEATNEAIEEQIARESYLQWCRDNMRNGGAGRGGSGGGGVGGGGGGGSSQNMKSTSSTITSTEMMAACASGSQSFSGHGGLMQAAQQQQTASSYLLELRKSPSATLTAGGGGVGLAGGDRGACSSSSSKNSSFELDCSPPSPAQCSSQDPTGGCDASYSMQQQQQQQYYFSTDATTTTTTATSANTNTGNTSNNTMTCSGEGNRRKKRNLNSPIEKAISCEMKKCKANSNRTASASSSPLRPESPVKDQMTKASSPPSTSSSTTSTQDSNGGSGSGLSTPASSTLQQQQQQQPPLQPTRDETPMSEFYQSLLESSYTDDGSFGQLSEREMIQKALEESAMDFVKRCDGSKTLHEDKYGTTDEEYDSPSP; translated from the exons ATGACTATCAAGCCAGTGGTTAATCAAAAAAGTGCGAAAGAGGAAACGCAAGAGGGCACCTCCCAAAGTGTCCATGGTGTAGGCAATGCAGGTGTCCGAGCGGCGCACCGTAATGTGGTGCTAAATCAGCTGTCGTCATCGGAATCACAA GCTTTGCCGAGGGAAAAGCGGGGGCTTACGCCTCACAACTTCGACAATGAAAGCGTAGTCCGTCATCGCAGGAGCCCACACAAAAA CCTTGGGCGCCTAAAACGCGATCACTATCACAAACGGGAAAGCCGCGAGCGGGACAAGACTGCCGGCTCGCCCAGCTACCATCATCATGTGCTGCAACCGTCAGCTAGTGGTAAGACCTCTTCCTGCTCGAGCCCGCTGGCCGGGTCGGCGGGTGGCTGTCGTTCGCCAAAGGCCTCGCTTCAAGCGGCGGGCACTGGGAGCTCCCTTCTAAACGGCCACACAGGAGCGGTGGGTAATGTGGGAGCCTCCGGAGCAGATCTCAACGCCGTCATCGAGGAAGCCCTGTCCGGCTACAATAGTGGTGATGAACATATCGGCCAGAAGGATGCCCAGCTCACGCCGGACGAGTGGCAAAAGCGTGACGAGGCGTTCGCGAAGGTCCTCTCGGACCGCGGGTTCATCCTGCAGGAGATGGAGGAAGATGGGGCGTGTCTGTTTCGAGCGATTTCCTTGCAGGTCTACGGTGATCAGGATATGCACGAGGTGATCCGTCAGCAGACGATGGACTATATT TACCAAAATCGTGAGTACTTCGCACAGTTCGTCACCGAAGACATTGCTGAGTACGTTAAGCGGAAACGGGCTAATCACGTTCACGGCAATCACATAGAAATTCAAGCAATGTCAGAAATGTACAATCGTTCCGTGGAGCTGTACTGCTACCAAAGTG AACCTATCAATATATTCAACTCGGATCAAATAAACAACGGTAACGAACCGCTCCGACTGTCGTACCAGCGCTGTTCGCACTACAACGCCATCGTCAACCCGTACAAAGCGTCCGTTGGCGTGGGTCTCGGGCTCGCCGGCTACCGGCCGGACGAGGGTGACATCAAGCAAGTGGCCGATGCGGTCCGCATGAGCGAAGAGCTCGAGATCGAGAAGACGATGTTCGAAGACAAGCTGAAAACGACCGACTGGGAGGCAACGAACGAGGCGATCGAGGAGCAGATCGCCCGTGAGTCTTACCTGCAGTGGTGCCGGGACAATATGCGCAACGGTGGTGCAGGGCGTggaggtagtggtggtggaggagtaggcggaggaggaggtgggggTAGTAGTCAGAATATGAAAAGCACCAGCAGCACGATCACGTCGACCGAGATGATGGCGGCCTGCGCCAGTGGTTCACAGTCGTTTTCGGGCCATGGGGGCCTCATGCAAGCAGCTCAGCAACAGCAGACGGCATCATCCTATTTGCTCGAACTGCGCAAGTCGCCCTCGGCTACGTTGACggctggtggcggtggagtTGGACTGGCCGGTGGTGATCGAGGAGCCTGCTCCTCTTCCAGCTCCAAGAACAGCTCGTTCGAGTTGGACTGCTCACCGCCCTCGCCGGCCCAGTGCAGCTCGCAGGACCCAACCGGAGGATGCGACGCCTCATATTCcatgcaacagcaacaacagcagcagtactATTTTAGTACggacgccaccaccaccaccaccaccgccacgaGCGCAAACACAAATACCGGTAATACCAGCAATAATACCATGACCTGCAGTGGTGAAGGAAATCGCCGTAAAAAACGGAACCTTAATTCCCC aATCGAAAAGGCCATCAGTTGCGAAATGAAGAAATGCAAAGCGAACAGCAATCGGACGGCGAGTGCTTCAAGTAGTCCTCTACGACCCGAGAGTCCAGTCAAAG ACCAAATGACAAAAGCTTCGTCGCCACCGAGCACCTCGAGCAGCACGACGTCGACACAGGACAGCAATGGGGGCAGTGGTAGCGGTCTATCGACCCCGGCCAGCAGTAccttgcagcagcagcagcagcagcagccaccaCTTCAACCAACCCGCGACGAAACGCCCATGTCCGAGTTCTACCAATCTCTGCTGGAATCCTCCTATACCGACGATGGTA GTTTTGGCCAGCTATCGGAACGGGAAATGATCCAGAAGGCGCTCGAAGAGTCGGCGATGGATTTCGTGAAACGCTGCGACGGCTCGAAAACCTTGCACGAGGATAAGTACGGCACGACGGACGAAGAGTACGATTCACCGTCCCCCTAG
- the LOC131261246 gene encoding uncharacterized protein LOC131261246 has product MRSFTVVAVLALSFCYVYAADEAPAKETEAEGGKTYKRLIPADVLRDFPGMCFASTKCATFEPGQSWELTPFCGRSTCVLSDDAQPRLLELVEDCGPLPLANDKCKLDTEKTNKTAPFPSCCPSFTCEPGAKLEYPEVKASTETSSEQPAKN; this is encoded by the exons ATGCGTTCGTTCACCGTTGTTGCCGTGCTGGCGCTCAGCTTCTGCTACGTCTATGCCGCCGACGAGGCCCCCGCCAAGGAGACTGAGGCCGAGGGTGGCAAGACCTACAAGCGACTCATCCCTGCCGACGTCTTGCGAG ATTTCCCCGGCATGTGCTTCGCTTCGACCAAGTGTGCCACCTTCGAGCCAGGCCAGTCCTGGGAGCTGACTCCGTTCTGCGGCCGTTCCACCTGCGTCCTGTCCGACGACGCTCAGCCACG tctgCTGGAGCTGGTTGAGGACTGCGGACCGCTGCCACTGGCCAACGACAAGTGCAAGCTGGACACCGAGAAGACCAACAAGACTGCTCCGTTCCCGAGCTGCTGCCCGTCCTTCACCTGCGAGCCGGGCGCAAAGCTCGAGTATCCGGAAGTTAAGGCTTCCACCGAGACGTCCTCGGAGCAGCCGGCCAAGAACTAA
- the LOC131261239 gene encoding SAM50-like protein CG7639, with translation MGGGTSKADAGPEARKQPDLTRFKARVDRVYIGGLSRTYDDYVQRAARHLFKATNFQDVIIETANVKDELLRLGIYKNLRISIDTSKGDGASPNGYTVAFQGEELSRITGSVGVEVGQNDGAATTELVTPNLFGRGERLSLNWSHSYVRNSVLNLKLTKPYLHTAVGDYEPETSITIFRHSSPSPWAKYRTEDNGMLLDFSFAIPGLRFNNSLQYELGMKELFAIDKQTPFFVREHCGPRLASTFRYICQFDGRDDNVFPANGAFVKSTTELTGSRLSQLGIVRQDLHAELNVPLFLGMSLQLCGRVGTILHDKKKEALPINQLFFPGGPQSLRGFELAGACPRRDGIAAGCQSYWATGLHLWSPLPFNQYFGGFGNLFRTHAFYNIGTCNSFTTDKLRSTAGVGLALRMGQKARIEFNYCQPLSYEVGDRVVKGFQFGIGFDFV, from the exons ATGGGAGGCGGTACATCGAAG GCCGACGCTGGACCGGAGGCTCGTAAGCAGCCGGATCTGACCCGTTTCAAAGCGCGCGTAGATCGGGTGTACATCGGTGGCCTGAGCCGGACGTACGACGATTATGTACAGCGTGCCGCAAGACACCTGTTTAAAGCGACCAATTTTCAGGATGTCATCATCGAAACGGCCAA CGTGAAAGATGAGCTGCTCCGGTTGGGAATCTATAAGAATCTGCGGATCTCGATCGACACCAGCAAGGGTGACGGTGCATCACCAAATGGATACACCGTGGCGTTTCAGGGCGAAGAACTGTCACGGATCACGGGCAGCGTTGGTGTCGAAGTTGGCCAAAACGATGGTGCTGCAACGACCG AGCTGGTCACGCCGAACTTATTTGGGCGGGGAGAACGATTGAGCCTCAACTGGAGCCATAGTTACGTGCGTAACAGTGTGCTAAATCTGAAGCTCACCAAACCGTACCTTCATACGGCCGTCGGTGATTACGAACCGGA AACCTCGATTACCATTTTCCGTCATTCATCACCATCGCCGTGGGCCAAGTACCGCACCGAAGACAACGGCATGTTACTTGACTTTTCCTTTGCGATCCCGGGGCTACGATTCAACAACAGCCTCCAGTACGAGCTGGGCATGAAGGAACTGTTCGCGATAGACAAACAAACGCCCTTTTTCGTGCGCGAACACTGTGGTCCCCGGTTAGCTTCGACCTTCCGCTACATCTGCCAGTTTGATGGTCGGGACGATAACGTATTTCCGGCGAACGGTGCATTCGTGAAAAGCACGACCGAACTAACCGGCAGCCGGTTGTCGCAGCTGGGAATCGTGCGCCAGGATTTGCATGCCGAGCTGAACGTTCCACTGTTCCTCGGTATGTCCCTGCAGCTGTGTGGCCGCGTTGGCACGATACTTCACGACAAAAAGAAGGAAGCGCTCCCGATCAATCAGCTGTTTTTCCCCGGCGGCCCGCAGTCGCTGCGTGGATTCGAGTTAGCCGGCGCCTGTCCCCGGAGGGACGGTATTGCGGCCGGCTGCCAGTCCTATTGGGCGACCGGGTTGCACCTGTGGAGTCCGCTACCGTTCAACCAGTACTTCGGTGGGTTCGGAAACCTCTTCCGAACCCATGCATTCTACAATATAGGCACTTGCAATAGCTTTACAACCG ATAAACTTCGCAGCACAGCCGGTGTCGGACTTGCGCTGAGGATGGGCCAGAAGGCGCGCATCGAGTTCAACTACTGCCAGCCGCTTTCATATGAAGTAGGCGATCGGGTCGTGAAAGGTTTCCAGTTTGGCATCGGTTTCGATTTTGTCTAA